A region from the Microbacterium lacus genome encodes:
- a CDS encoding AAA family ATPase — protein MAHVLITGMSGAGKSTVLAALARRGLRTVDTDFDGWVLDDGTWDEPRMSALLAAETTVIVSGTVENQGRFYDRFADIVLLTAPVEILMERATRRSDNPYGTSLRDQNEIRDYVRTVEPLLRETATLTLDGRRPVSELADIVEHLAAG, from the coding sequence GTGGCGCATGTCCTGATCACCGGCATGTCAGGGGCCGGTAAATCGACCGTGCTCGCTGCGCTTGCGCGTCGCGGGCTGCGGACCGTGGACACTGACTTCGACGGCTGGGTGCTCGACGACGGGACCTGGGACGAACCGCGAATGTCGGCGCTTCTCGCCGCGGAGACCACGGTGATCGTCTCCGGCACCGTCGAGAACCAGGGTCGCTTCTACGATCGGTTCGCTGACATTGTTCTCCTCACGGCGCCCGTCGAGATTCTCATGGAGCGCGCGACCCGCCGATCAGACAACCCGTATGGAACCTCGCTGCGGGACCAGAACGAGATCCGGGACTACGTTCGAACTGTAGAACCGCTTTTACGCGAGACTGCGACACTCACGCTCGATGGCCGCCGACCAGTCTCTGAACTCGCCGACATCGTCGAGCACCTTGCGGCAGGGTGA
- a CDS encoding DUF1837 domain-containing protein has translation MPDSIAVDALCAGYEAGSWRAAHLVEDIFDRHLLTFALTYSEAARVSSATAVQSVRDAAVSVYSTDKYQRRGEFGELLLHAALVDFYQAEPAVSKIYYEDSSNEVVKGFDSVHLVGDADGEIRIWLGEAKFYGELTSAMTSALADIESHLASDFLRKEFMFITRKVDDEWPHAKAFKTAIAKSRSLDEISDSIVMPIFLTYDSEAVDRHDVVAQDYVDALTAEVSEALEAFESRLKKPLEVEVRLILVPLKSKAKLVDLMHAKLRALQGI, from the coding sequence GTGCCCGACTCCATTGCTGTCGATGCCTTGTGCGCGGGTTACGAGGCAGGATCGTGGCGCGCCGCACATCTTGTCGAGGACATTTTCGATCGGCACCTGCTGACATTCGCCCTCACGTACTCAGAGGCGGCACGCGTTTCGAGCGCGACGGCCGTGCAATCGGTTCGCGATGCGGCCGTTTCGGTCTACTCCACCGACAAGTACCAGCGGCGAGGCGAGTTTGGCGAGTTACTGCTCCACGCCGCTCTCGTCGACTTCTACCAAGCGGAACCGGCGGTTAGCAAGATCTACTACGAGGATTCGTCGAACGAGGTGGTGAAGGGTTTCGACAGCGTTCACCTCGTTGGAGATGCGGACGGCGAGATTCGGATCTGGCTCGGAGAAGCGAAGTTCTACGGCGAGCTCACGTCCGCGATGACGAGCGCGCTTGCTGACATCGAATCGCATCTCGCGAGCGACTTCCTCCGCAAGGAGTTCATGTTCATTACTCGCAAAGTCGATGATGAGTGGCCGCATGCCAAAGCGTTCAAGACTGCTATCGCTAAGTCGCGCAGCTTGGACGAGATCTCAGACTCGATCGTCATGCCAATATTCCTCACGTACGACAGCGAGGCAGTCGATCGGCACGATGTCGTCGCCCAGGACTACGTTGACGCCCTGACGGCGGAAGTGTCAGAGGCGTTAGAAGCGTTTGAGTCCCGCCTGAAGAAACCTTTGGAAGTCGAGGTGCGTCTCATTTTGGTTCCGCTCAAATCGAAGGCCAAGCTGGTCGATCTCATGCACGCGAAGCTGCGCGCACTCCAGGGGATCTAG